The following coding sequences lie in one Ostrea edulis chromosome 8, xbOstEdul1.1, whole genome shotgun sequence genomic window:
- the LOC125662244 gene encoding uncharacterized protein LOC125662244 — protein MAVHTCVLFVAIFCLTAAQVPIPKRKLGYVFGEVKGLTAVNVDAFMGPLCPDSKQTFPTLLQLASHYGPGVLTLRMHMFPLPYHRNSFLVAMGSEIVNQAFNSTLGVYNWTGTIYEKIDSLSNTATKSMSEIQVISMLSDIAAGLGIHKTTFIQKMADPMIDEDARVEWKYTCTRGISGTPMFTVNDVIVQADASWSLDDWKKVIDPLLGNSSSSSSSSVRSSVCKIGTTKCEYLPGKVECCTKGEACIPNVGCRC, from the exons ATGGCTGTACATACATGCGTGCTCTTCGTTGCGATTTTCTGCCTCACGGCGGCCCAGGTACCAATACCCAAACGGAAACTGGGGTACGTGTTTGGAGAGGTGAAAGGTTTAACTGCGGTCAATGTTGACGCGTTTATGGGACCCCTGTGTCCAGACAGTAAACAGACATTTCCTACGCTGTTACAACTAGCAAGTCACTACGGACCAGGAGTTCTTACGCTCAGGATGCACATGTTTCCTCTCCCGTATCACAGGAATTCGTTTCTTGTTGCCATG GGTTCCGAAATAGTCAATCAAGCGTTCAACTCCACATTAGGCGTTTATAACTGGACGGGGACGATATACGAGAAAATAGACAGCCTGTCAAACACTGCAACGAAATCCATGTCCGAAATCCAGGTCATTAG TATGCTGAGCGATATTGCGGCTGGATTGGGAATTCACAAAACTACTTTCATCCAGAAAATGGCCGATCCAATGATTGATGAGGATGCGCGTGTGGAGTGGAAGTACACATGCACTC GAGGGATATCGGGAACGCCCATGTTTACAGtgaatgacgtcatagtacaAGCGGACGCCTCCTGGAGCCTGGACGATTGGAAGAAAGTGATCGACCCTCTACTAGGAAATTCG TCCAGCTCATCATCTTCCTCTGTCCGTTCGTCCGTCTGTAAGATCGGAACCACAAAATGCGAATACCTTCCCGGAAAAGTGGAGTGTTGTACGAAAGGAGAAGCCTGTATACCTAATGTAGGATGTCGCTGTTGA
- the LOC125662313 gene encoding short-chain collagen C4-like: MFRSVCLLPGFLLLCFCEKRLLLTDQNVVQALQTELQAIRTKLQSLESDNKALRSEIAQIKRQGLSTYIIWGRKDCPHINGTSLIYTGITASKHFNEVGSGVTMLCLPHDPDSVPSDFLSVHTTGGYSGRIWGSEYEFTYRSVAIDDDAPCAVCQVQAESVIMVPGKRHCPSGWKNEYVGMLIGSWTGEHPSDYICLDENPEFFEGTRSHNDNGRTLYPIRATCGSLPCPPYVNDQFISCIVCSQ, from the exons ATGTTTCGGTCCGTGTGTCTGCTGCCTGGCTTCCTCCTCCTCTGTTTCTGTGAAAAGAGACTGTTGTTGACTGATCAGAATGTTGTCCAGGCCCTGCAAACCGAATTACAAGCCATTCGGACGAAGTTGCAGAGCCTCGAATCTGATAACAAGGCCCTTAGATCTGAGATTGCCCAAATAAAACGACAAG GTTTATCAACGTACATTATCTGGGGACGAAAGGACTGCCCGCATATCAACGGAACCAGTTTAATATACACAG GTATCACTGCCAGTAAGCATTTTAACGAAGTCGGAAGTGGCGTTACAATGTTATGCCTGCCTCACGATCCCGACTCCGTGCCATCTGACTTCCTCTCTGTGCATACAACAGGAGGGTATTCCGGCAGAATATGGGGAAGCGAATATGAGTTTACCTACCGCAGTGTTGCAATCGATGATGACGCACCATGTGCCGTCTGTCAAGTACAAGCGGAATCTGTAATCATGGTGCCGGGCAAGAGACATTGCCCCTCGGGATGGAAAAACGAATATGTAGGAATGTTAATTGGTTCATGGACTGGTGAACATCCATCTGATTATATTTGTTTAGATGAAAATCCAGAATTCTTCGAGGGAACTCGAAGTCATAATGATAATGGCAGAACGCTTTACCCCATTAGAGCAACATGCGGGAGTTTGCCTTGCCCTCCGTATGTAAACGATCAGTTTATATCGTGTATTGTGTGTTCTCAATAA